In the genome of Oxalobacter aliiformigenes, one region contains:
- the oxlT gene encoding oxalate/formate MFS antiporter yields MATQEKYPNRWVQLALGIICMATVANCQYGWTLFVAPIEDKYHWARTAIQLSFTIFLFFETWLVPLEGWGVDKFGPRPVIIFGAILVTIGWIICSKASSLGVLYFAQILTGAGAGAVYGTCSGNSLKWFPDKRGLAAGATAAGFGGGAAITVIPVANMINTSGYEQAFFVFGIVQGIIITCCALFMPRAKLPPGTKAVPRVISSKKNYNPAQIVREPLFWLIYVCFVGVASGGIMATASFGPVSRDYGLDKIPVTCLGVTLPLLTMAMSIDNICNGASRPIMGYLSDRFGRENIMFVVFMGEAAALLGLVFWGRQPLGFMFFAGMTFACWGEIFSLFPSMCADTFGSANAAGNAGTLYTAKGTSSLIVPLAAGLAKGGNWNRTFVLSACIAAICSCLALFVLKPWRRRFIENNNKEIEAQEAAAAAAAK; encoded by the coding sequence ATGGCTACACAAGAAAAGTACCCTAATCGGTGGGTTCAGCTCGCTCTGGGTATCATCTGTATGGCAACGGTGGCGAACTGCCAGTACGGCTGGACGCTGTTCGTTGCTCCGATTGAAGATAAATACCACTGGGCCCGTACAGCCATTCAGCTGTCGTTCACCATCTTCCTGTTTTTCGAAACCTGGCTGGTTCCTCTGGAAGGATGGGGCGTTGACAAGTTCGGCCCGCGTCCGGTCATTATTTTCGGTGCTATTCTGGTTACCATCGGCTGGATTATCTGTTCCAAGGCTTCCAGCCTGGGTGTTCTGTATTTCGCCCAGATCCTGACCGGTGCCGGCGCCGGTGCCGTGTACGGTACCTGTTCCGGTAACTCGCTGAAATGGTTCCCGGACAAACGGGGTCTGGCAGCGGGTGCGACGGCAGCCGGTTTCGGTGGCGGTGCTGCTATTACCGTTATTCCGGTCGCCAACATGATCAATACCTCTGGCTATGAACAGGCGTTCTTCGTCTTCGGTATTGTTCAGGGTATCATCATTACCTGCTGTGCACTGTTCATGCCACGTGCCAAACTGCCACCCGGAACGAAAGCAGTTCCACGTGTTATTTCTTCCAAGAAAAACTATAATCCGGCACAAATCGTCAGAGAACCCTTGTTCTGGCTGATCTACGTCTGCTTCGTGGGTGTTGCCTCCGGCGGTATCATGGCGACAGCTTCGTTCGGTCCGGTTTCCCGCGACTACGGTCTGGACAAGATTCCGGTCACCTGCCTGGGTGTCACCCTGCCGCTGCTGACCATGGCCATGTCCATCGACAACATCTGTAACGGTGCATCCCGTCCTATCATGGGTTATCTGTCCGACCGTTTCGGCCGTGAAAACATTATGTTCGTTGTGTTCATGGGTGAAGCAGCTGCCTTGCTGGGTCTGGTCTTCTGGGGCCGTCAGCCACTCGGCTTCATGTTCTTCGCAGGTATGACGTTCGCATGCTGGGGTGAAATCTTCTCGCTGTTCCCGTCCATGTGTGCCGATACGTTTGGTAGTGCCAATGCAGCAGGTAATGCCGGTACGCTGTATACCGCGAAAGGAACTTCTTCCCTTATTGTTCCGCTGGCAGCCGGTTTGGCCAAAGGCGGTAACTGGAACCGTACCTTCGTTCTGTCGGCATGTATCGCAGCAATCTGCTCCTGCCTGGCATTGTTTGTCCTGAAACCGTGGCGTCGCCGTTTCATCGAAAACAACAACAAGGAAATCGAAGCACAGGAAGCTGCCGCAGCCGCTGCTGCCAAGTAA
- a CDS encoding methionyl-tRNA formyltransferase, whose protein sequence is MRVVIVGQRDFGKAVLEAFHARGDVVAGVFMAPEKNSRPDTLKTAVLEKNLRLFQFENLASEEALTALRESNADIAIMAYVVQFVPQEFVRIPKCGTIQFHPSLLPKYRGPSAINWAIVCGERETGVTVFRPTDIMDEGPVILQKAVPIQPDDTAGSLYYDCLFPVGVQAMLEAADRVVSGNYVEKPQDILQGSYESWLKEREARISWNNHVNQVYNLIRGCNPNPGAWIRFQDEKLVIMECRKNLHCSFQDVRGKIGTITSIDEESFFVGVPGGEIRIFAVRTESKKKMTAKECVKRWKLEIGMKFGE, encoded by the coding sequence ATGCGTGTTGTCATTGTTGGTCAGAGGGATTTTGGCAAGGCTGTCCTTGAGGCATTTCATGCCCGGGGAGATGTCGTTGCCGGTGTTTTCATGGCACCGGAAAAAAATTCGCGTCCGGATACTCTGAAAACGGCTGTTCTGGAGAAAAATCTCCGGCTGTTTCAATTTGAAAATCTTGCCTCGGAAGAAGCACTGACGGCTTTGAGAGAGTCGAATGCCGATATTGCCATAATGGCTTATGTCGTTCAGTTTGTGCCCCAGGAATTTGTACGGATTCCGAAATGCGGGACGATCCAGTTCCATCCGTCTTTATTGCCGAAATATCGTGGTCCAAGTGCCATCAATTGGGCGATTGTCTGCGGAGAGCGGGAAACGGGCGTTACTGTATTCAGGCCAACTGATATTATGGATGAGGGGCCTGTCATTCTCCAGAAAGCGGTGCCGATTCAACCGGATGATACGGCAGGGTCGTTGTATTACGATTGTTTGTTTCCAGTGGGTGTGCAGGCGATGCTTGAGGCCGCGGACAGGGTTGTTTCCGGCAATTATGTGGAGAAACCTCAGGATATCTTGCAGGGAAGCTATGAAAGCTGGCTGAAAGAACGGGAAGCCCGTATCAGCTGGAATAATCATGTCAATCAGGTCTATAACCTGATTCGGGGATGTAATCCAAATCCCGGGGCATGGATCCGGTTTCAGGATGAAAAACTGGTCATTATGGAATGCCGGAAAAATCTTCATTGTTCTTTTCAGGATGTCAGGGGAAAGATCGGAACCATAACGTCCATAGATGAAGAAAGTTTTTTTGTCGGCGTCCCGGGAGGGGAAATTCGTATTTTCGCTGTCAGGACGGAATCGAAAAAGAAAATGACTGCAAAAGAATGCGTGAAGAGATGGAAACTGGAAATCGGGATGAAATTTGGCGAGTAA
- the frc gene encoding formyl-CoA transferase: MGSKALSGVRILDMTHVQAGPTSSQLLAWMGADVIKFENPTGDITRKQLRHDPNKDSLYFTMLNSNKRSIIANMKSKAGCEIFEELLRKCDVIMENFGPGVLARFGYTWEKIHEINPAIIYATIKGFGSSGPYSDYKAYEPIAQAMGGSMSTTGFPENPPTITGAQIGDTGTGLHLAIGICAALYHRTHNGGIGQEVEAAMQESVMNLCRVKFRDQGRLMGGKAALPEYSRPTLGLTAVPRAGNDSGGGQLGNCIPCKPFGTNDYVYFIVQEANWPVVARAIGDEALVTDERFATLAERRKNQNELWKMIADFAKNYTKREFTAFCNEKNIPCGPVLSTEEIMTDPHVAHREMIVKVEGHPQGDYYTVGMPIKLSMGNVDKILPAPMLGEHTEEILKEVCGFSAEKIAELKAGGAFDVPPKKKK, encoded by the coding sequence ATGGGTAGCAAAGCATTATCCGGAGTAAGAATTCTGGACATGACCCACGTACAGGCGGGGCCGACCTCGTCCCAGCTGTTGGCATGGATGGGAGCGGACGTCATCAAGTTCGAAAATCCGACGGGCGACATCACACGTAAACAGCTGCGTCACGATCCGAACAAGGACAGCTTGTACTTCACCATGTTGAACAGCAACAAGCGTTCGATCATTGCGAACATGAAGAGCAAGGCAGGCTGCGAAATTTTCGAAGAACTGCTGAGAAAATGCGACGTCATCATGGAAAACTTTGGACCTGGCGTGCTGGCAAGATTCGGCTACACCTGGGAAAAGATCCATGAAATCAACCCGGCCATCATCTACGCTACCATCAAAGGCTTCGGTTCCTCCGGACCATACAGCGACTACAAGGCCTACGAACCGATCGCCCAGGCAATGGGTGGTTCCATGTCCACAACCGGTTTCCCGGAAAATCCGCCGACCATCACAGGTGCCCAGATTGGTGACACCGGTACCGGTCTGCACCTGGCCATCGGTATCTGCGCAGCCCTGTACCACAGAACCCACAACGGTGGAATCGGACAGGAAGTCGAAGCAGCCATGCAGGAATCCGTCATGAACCTGTGCCGCGTCAAATTCCGTGACCAGGGTCGTCTGATGGGAGGCAAAGCCGCATTGCCGGAATACAGCCGTCCGACCCTGGGACTGACCGCCGTACCTCGTGCAGGTAACGACTCCGGTGGTGGCCAGCTGGGTAACTGTATCCCATGTAAACCTTTCGGAACCAACGACTACGTCTACTTCATTGTCCAGGAAGCCAACTGGCCGGTAGTGGCAAGAGCCATTGGAGACGAAGCACTGGTAACAGACGAACGCTTTGCGACCCTGGCAGAACGTCGTAAAAACCAGAACGAACTGTGGAAAATGATCGCAGACTTTGCGAAGAACTACACCAAACGTGAATTCACCGCATTCTGCAACGAAAAGAACATCCCGTGCGGACCGGTTCTGTCCACAGAAGAAATCATGACAGACCCACACGTTGCACACCGTGAAATGATCGTCAAGGTAGAAGGCCATCCGCAAGGAGACTACTACACCGTTGGTATGCCGATCAAACTGTCGATGGGTAACGTAGACAAGATTCTGCCGGCACCGATGCTGGGTGAACACACGGAAGAAATCCTGAAAGAAGTTTGCGGATTCTCGGCAGAGAAGATTGCGGAACTGAAAGCGGGCGGAGCTTTCGACGTACCACCGAAGAAGAAAAAATAA
- the nusB gene encoding transcription antitermination factor NusB yields MKTKSVHANPSKNRSPRHRSREFALQGLYEWLLNKDDAPAIIEHIRQAHGFDKADTEHFVTLVSGTIHQAETLRSEIMPHIDRSLDELSPVEHAILLIGAYELGNHIEIPYRVVINEAVELTKSFGGIDGHKFVNGVLDKIAAKLRPEEVEADRKK; encoded by the coding sequence ATGAAAACAAAATCTGTACATGCAAATCCATCCAAAAACCGTTCTCCCCGACACCGTTCAAGAGAATTTGCGTTACAGGGACTTTATGAATGGTTGCTCAACAAGGATGATGCACCGGCCATTATCGAGCACATTCGCCAGGCACATGGGTTCGACAAGGCAGATACGGAACATTTTGTCACACTTGTTTCAGGCACCATTCATCAAGCGGAAACCCTGCGTTCCGAAATCATGCCACACATCGATCGTTCGCTGGATGAATTGTCACCGGTCGAACACGCCATTCTGCTTATCGGTGCCTATGAACTGGGCAACCATATCGAAATACCTTACCGGGTCGTTATCAATGAAGCTGTCGAACTGACCAAATCGTTTGGCGGAATAGACGGTCATAAATTCGTCAATGGCGTACTTGACAAAATAGCGGCAAAATTACGTCCCGAAGAAGTGGAAGCGGATCGCAAAAAATAG
- the ahcY gene encoding adenosylhomocysteinase — protein MNAVSKQEQDFCIADPALTAWGNKEIRIAETEMPGLMAIREEYSASKPLKGARISGSLHMTIQTAVLIQTLEALGAQVRWASCNIYSTQDHAAAAIAANGTPVFAFKGESLDDYWEFTHRIFEWPDGGYSNMILDDGGDATLLLHLGNRAEQDMSVLDNPSSEEEVCLFNAIKRHLKEDSSWYSKRIREIKGVTEETTTGVHRLYQMHQEGKLKFPAINVNDSVTKSKFDNLYGCRESLVDGIKRATDVMIAGKIAVVCGYGDVGKGCAQALRALSAQVWVTEIDPICALQAAMEGYRVVTMEFAAEQADIFVTCTGNYHVITHDHMIKMKDQAIVCNIGHFDNEIDVASMKQYAWENIKPQVDHIILPNGNRIILLAEGRLVNLGCATGHPSYVMSSSFANQTIAQIELFTNTSAYPLGVYTLPKHLDEKVARLQLKKLNVQLTELTDEQADYIGVKKEGPYKPDHYRY, from the coding sequence ATGAACGCTGTATCCAAGCAAGAACAGGATTTTTGTATTGCCGACCCCGCTCTGACCGCATGGGGCAACAAGGAAATCAGAATTGCCGAAACCGAGATGCCGGGGCTGATGGCGATTCGTGAGGAATATTCCGCCAGCAAGCCGTTGAAGGGGGCACGAATCAGTGGTTCCCTCCATATGACAATCCAGACGGCTGTTCTGATCCAGACACTGGAAGCACTAGGCGCCCAGGTGCGCTGGGCTTCGTGCAATATTTATTCGACCCAGGATCATGCCGCTGCGGCAATTGCGGCCAATGGTACACCGGTATTCGCTTTCAAGGGCGAGTCACTGGATGATTACTGGGAATTCACTCACCGTATTTTCGAATGGCCCGATGGTGGTTATTCGAATATGATTCTGGACGATGGTGGAGACGCTACTTTATTGTTGCATCTCGGTAACCGCGCGGAACAGGATATGTCGGTTCTCGACAATCCTTCTTCGGAAGAGGAAGTTTGTCTTTTCAATGCCATCAAACGCCATTTGAAAGAAGATTCCAGCTGGTATTCGAAACGTATCAGGGAAATCAAGGGCGTGACCGAAGAAACGACTACCGGTGTACATCGGTTGTACCAGATGCATCAGGAAGGAAAGCTGAAATTTCCGGCTATCAACGTGAACGATTCCGTGACCAAATCAAAATTCGATAACCTGTACGGATGTCGTGAATCTCTGGTGGACGGTATCAAGCGCGCTACCGATGTCATGATTGCCGGCAAAATTGCGGTTGTCTGCGGTTATGGTGATGTCGGCAAGGGATGTGCACAGGCTTTGCGGGCTTTGTCTGCTCAGGTATGGGTAACTGAGATCGATCCTATTTGCGCTCTTCAGGCCGCCATGGAAGGGTATCGTGTCGTTACCATGGAATTTGCGGCGGAACAGGCCGACATTTTCGTGACCTGTACCGGCAATTACCATGTCATTACACACGATCACATGATCAAGATGAAAGATCAGGCGATCGTGTGCAATATCGGTCATTTTGACAATGAAATCGATGTCGCTTCAATGAAGCAATATGCATGGGAAAATATCAAGCCGCAGGTCGATCATATTATTCTGCCGAACGGTAACAGGATCATCTTGCTGGCAGAAGGACGGCTGGTCAATCTGGGATGTGCCACCGGACATCCGTCGTATGTCATGAGTTCTTCTTTTGCCAATCAGACCATCGCACAGATTGAGTTGTTCACTAATACGAGTGCTTATCCTCTTGGCGTGTATACCTTGCCGAAACATCTGGATGAAAAAGTCGCCCGCCTTCAGTTGAAGAAGCTCAATGTCCAGTTGACAGAACTGACAGATGAACAGGCTGATTATATCGGAGTCAAGAAGGAAGGCCCCTATAAACCCGATCACTACCGGTATTGA
- the mnmE gene encoding tRNA uridine-5-carboxymethylaminomethyl(34) synthesis GTPase MnmE: MNTDSSPIAAIATAPGRGGVGIIRISGKNLEPFISEFFKAATTELPLKPRYAYFLPFLDENSNIIDEGIALYFKGPNSFTGEDVLELQGHGGPVVLQMLLKRCLQAGKNIDLRIAEPGEFTRRAFLNDRIDLAQAEAIADLIDATTEEAVRSASRSLSGAFSREIHELVSSIIQVRMLVESSLDFPEEDIDFLQKENVKEKITSIRKALKGIIAQATQGALLREGIHVVLAGQTNVGKSSLLNVLTGSDIAIVTPIAGTTRDKITETIQLEGIPVTLIDTAGIRTNTAEDEVERIGIERTWNEIGKADVILHLLDASLGPTRSDEKIAADFPENIPVIQIWNKIDISGHRPSVDNMFGITQIYLSTQTGQGIDLLKTELLKIAGWVQTGESTYLARERHMNAMKTADKHLAIATEHAQSGSPSLDLMAEELRLAQDALNSITGEFTSDDLLGLIFSRFCIGK, translated from the coding sequence ATGAATACTGATTCTTCTCCTATTGCAGCCATCGCTACCGCACCAGGACGCGGTGGTGTCGGGATCATCCGCATTTCCGGCAAGAACCTTGAACCGTTCATTTCGGAATTCTTCAAAGCCGCTACAACGGAACTGCCGTTAAAACCCCGTTACGCCTATTTCCTTCCGTTTCTGGATGAAAACAGCAACATTATTGACGAGGGAATTGCCCTGTATTTCAAGGGGCCGAATTCATTTACAGGAGAAGACGTGCTGGAACTCCAGGGACATGGAGGACCGGTTGTTTTGCAAATGCTTCTGAAACGCTGCCTTCAGGCCGGCAAAAACATCGATCTTCGAATAGCGGAACCAGGCGAATTCACCCGCCGCGCTTTCTTGAACGACAGAATCGACCTTGCCCAGGCTGAAGCCATTGCCGATCTGATTGACGCCACGACGGAAGAGGCCGTCCGTTCCGCGTCACGTTCACTCTCCGGCGCATTTTCGCGAGAAATTCACGAACTGGTTTCATCCATCATCCAGGTCAGAATGCTGGTCGAATCATCCCTTGACTTCCCTGAAGAAGACATCGATTTCCTGCAAAAAGAAAATGTGAAAGAAAAAATCACATCCATACGCAAGGCACTCAAAGGCATCATTGCCCAGGCTACGCAAGGTGCGCTGCTGCGGGAAGGTATACACGTTGTCCTGGCGGGACAGACCAATGTCGGCAAATCCTCGTTACTCAACGTCCTGACCGGTTCCGATATTGCCATTGTCACCCCGATTGCCGGAACGACACGTGACAAGATCACGGAAACCATCCAACTCGAAGGAATTCCTGTCACCCTGATCGATACAGCCGGAATTCGCACCAATACAGCGGAAGATGAAGTCGAACGCATCGGGATAGAACGTACCTGGAATGAAATCGGAAAAGCCGATGTTATCCTGCATTTGCTCGATGCCAGCCTCGGTCCCACACGTTCCGACGAGAAAATAGCCGCGGATTTTCCTGAAAATATCCCGGTCATTCAAATCTGGAACAAAATCGATATTTCCGGCCACCGTCCGTCAGTCGATAACATGTTTGGCATAACCCAGATTTATCTGTCTACCCAGACGGGCCAGGGCATTGACCTGCTCAAAACGGAATTGCTCAAAATAGCGGGATGGGTTCAGACAGGTGAATCCACTTATCTTGCGCGTGAAAGGCATATGAATGCCATGAAAACGGCAGACAAACATCTTGCCATCGCAACAGAACATGCACAATCCGGATCACCGTCACTGGATCTTATGGCGGAAGAACTGAGACTTGCCCAAGATGCGTTGAACAGCATAACCGGAGAATTTACATCTGATGACTTGCTGGGTCTGATATTTTCCCGTTTCTGTATTGGAAAATAG
- a CDS encoding phage holin family protein, with protein MRILIVWLINTVALLALPYLMTSIRISGFWTALIAALVLGLVNALIRPVLVLLTLPVTLVTLGIFILVINGLLFWLVSKMVDGFYVTGFWAAVGGALLYSIISWALSTLLLRN; from the coding sequence ATGCGTATTTTAATCGTCTGGCTGATTAACACGGTTGCTTTGCTCGCCTTGCCGTATCTGATGACGTCAATCAGAATTTCGGGCTTCTGGACGGCGTTGATTGCAGCGCTGGTATTGGGCCTTGTCAATGCATTGATCAGGCCTGTACTGGTTTTGCTGACATTGCCGGTGACTCTTGTAACATTAGGGATTTTCATCTTGGTGATCAATGGCCTGTTGTTCTGGCTGGTTTCCAAAATGGTGGATGGTTTCTATGTCACGGGTTTCTGGGCTGCGGTTGGCGGGGCATTGTTATACAGTATTATCTCGTGGGCCTTGTCCACTTTGCTACTCAGGAATTAA
- the mltB gene encoding lytic murein transglycosylase B — protein MHELSEKHHFDKNELVCLFDQIEPNPTTIRLVTPASTQKPKNWQAYRQRMIEPTRISAGLRFWNQYETYLDWAEKKFGVPPHIIVGILGIESVYGNHTGNFRTIDTLATLAFDYPETANQSVRKAFFRGELENLLLLSRENGTNPMNFYGSYAGAIGYPQFMPGSIRRYALDFDGDGKIDLENSAIDAIGSIANFLLQHGWNEKQPIVFPVRKTPDCTMNETLLNQGLEARFTPAQLKKECIVPDTNIPDGILYGLIDLPNGFADTEYWIGSDNFFAITHYNRSYFYAMSVILLGEEILRKKDTDR, from the coding sequence ATCCATGAGCTATCGGAAAAGCATCACTTCGACAAAAACGAACTGGTCTGCCTTTTCGATCAGATTGAACCCAATCCGACAACGATCAGGCTGGTGACACCTGCAAGTACACAAAAACCCAAAAACTGGCAGGCATACCGGCAAAGAATGATCGAACCGACAAGAATATCAGCCGGTCTCCGGTTCTGGAACCAGTATGAAACATATCTAGACTGGGCCGAGAAAAAATTCGGCGTGCCGCCCCATATCATTGTCGGCATTCTCGGCATTGAATCTGTATATGGAAACCATACCGGCAATTTCAGGACAATCGATACGCTTGCCACACTGGCGTTCGATTATCCTGAGACGGCCAATCAGTCTGTCCGGAAAGCGTTTTTTCGTGGGGAACTGGAAAATCTTCTTCTGCTGTCCAGAGAAAACGGTACGAATCCAATGAATTTCTACGGTTCATATGCCGGAGCCATAGGATACCCTCAATTCATGCCCGGCAGTATAAGACGATATGCTCTTGATTTCGATGGTGACGGCAAGATCGATCTTGAAAATTCCGCGATTGATGCCATAGGCAGTATCGCCAATTTCCTCCTTCAACATGGATGGAATGAAAAACAGCCTATTGTCTTTCCTGTCCGCAAAACACCTGACTGCACCATGAATGAAACCCTGCTCAATCAGGGACTTGAAGCCAGATTCACACCGGCCCAACTGAAAAAGGAATGTATTGTCCCTGATACAAACATTCCTGATGGAATTCTTTACGGGTTAATTGATTTGCCTAATGGTTTTGCCGACACGGAATACTGGATCGGCTCTGACAACTTTTTTGCCATCACCCACTATAACCGAAGTTATTTCTATGCCATGTCCGTTATCCTTCTGGGAGAGGAGATTCTCCGGAAAAAAGACACTGACAGGTAG
- a CDS encoding Crp/Fnr family transcriptional regulator, whose product MALIANHPEKNIIRVQLSQNCILKELSQNELAELEPHLDISDHSKGDCLTHQGDSDLEVIFVLDGILKRSVANQHAKEMILRFTSERYMEATYASWKFNKAAPFSVITVTKARIARIAMPQWVAFIETHPVLKQRFEMEVMRIMSSIMSHTISLHLLDAPGRVHRFLRKHPDLFDRMPKKELASYLNLSPETLSRLKNQGKI is encoded by the coding sequence ATGGCCTTAATAGCAAATCATCCTGAGAAAAATATTATTCGTGTGCAGCTTTCTCAAAATTGCATATTGAAGGAATTGTCCCAAAATGAATTGGCAGAACTGGAACCACATCTTGATATTTCAGACCATTCCAAAGGAGACTGCCTGACCCATCAGGGAGACAGCGACCTGGAGGTCATTTTTGTACTGGATGGTATCCTGAAAAGATCTGTCGCCAACCAGCATGCCAAGGAAATGATTTTGCGCTTTACCAGCGAAAGATATATGGAAGCGACTTATGCTTCATGGAAGTTCAACAAAGCTGCACCATTCAGCGTTATAACGGTCACAAAAGCGCGAATTGCACGGATCGCCATGCCGCAATGGGTTGCCTTTATTGAAACACATCCCGTTCTCAAACAGCGTTTCGAAATGGAAGTCATGCGCATTATGAGCAGTATCATGTCACATACCATTTCCCTGCATTTGCTGGACGCTCCCGGTCGGGTTCATCGTTTCCTGCGCAAACACCCCGATCTGTTTGACCGGATGCCGAAAAAAGAACTGGCATCCTATCTCAATCTTTCACCGGAAACCCTGAGCAGACTCAAAAATCAGGGAAAAATCTGA
- the ribH gene encoding 6,7-dimethyl-8-ribityllumazine synthase — protein sequence MSVNTFEVDLQGQDLRIGIVQSRFNEEICRGLLNACLGELKRLGVANEDILVATVPGALEIPVALQKMAESQQFDALVAVGAVIKGETYHFELVSNESAAGISRVALDFDMPIANAVLTTYTDEQAEARMIEKGTEAARVAVEMANLVLAIDELEPAAENE from the coding sequence ATGAGCGTCAATACTTTCGAAGTGGATTTGCAGGGACAGGATCTGAGGATCGGTATTGTCCAGTCGCGTTTTAATGAAGAAATCTGCCGAGGCCTGTTGAATGCCTGCCTCGGTGAACTGAAAAGACTTGGTGTCGCCAATGAAGATATTCTGGTAGCGACGGTGCCTGGCGCACTGGAAATACCAGTTGCCCTGCAAAAAATGGCGGAATCCCAGCAATTCGACGCTCTGGTTGCCGTTGGCGCTGTCATCAAGGGAGAAACCTACCACTTCGAACTGGTCTCCAATGAATCTGCCGCAGGCATATCCCGGGTCGCTCTCGATTTCGACATGCCCATCGCCAATGCCGTACTGACCACCTACACGGATGAGCAGGCCGAGGCACGAATGATCGAAAAAGGAACCGAAGCTGCCCGTGTAGCCGTTGAAATGGCCAATCTGGTTCTTGCAATAGATGAACTGGAGCCTGCTGCCGAAAATGAATAA
- the ribBA gene encoding bifunctional 3,4-dihydroxy-2-butanone-4-phosphate synthase/GTP cyclohydrolase II, which translates to MSISSTQEIIDELRAGRMVILVDDEDRENEGDLMIAADFVTPETINFMTKYARGLVCLTLTKERCDQLGLSPMARENRSSFNTAFTTSIEAAEGVTTGISAFDRARTIQVAVAKNAKPDDIVQPGHIFPITAKQGGVLRRAGHTEAGCDLAALAGLTPASVICEIMNDDGSMARLPELLEFAGKHQIKIGTIADLISYRNRHESIVERIAENTINTLAGPFHAIVYRDKPSQSVHLALVKGAITPDKITLVRVHQPVSLVDFLETESTFHSWRLADAMKKIQASDRGIVVLLNCGEQSGEFLARFDTIGKKQTNETLSATSQTLRNYGIGAQILCDIGVGKMQLLANPRKMPSMTGFNLDIVGYLENQDL; encoded by the coding sequence ATGTCTATTTCTTCCACACAAGAGATTATTGACGAGCTGCGCGCCGGCCGCATGGTCATTCTGGTTGATGACGAAGACCGTGAAAACGAAGGCGATCTCATGATCGCTGCCGATTTTGTTACACCGGAAACCATCAACTTCATGACCAAATATGCCCGTGGACTTGTTTGTCTGACCTTGACGAAAGAACGTTGCGACCAGCTCGGTCTTTCCCCCATGGCCCGTGAAAACCGAAGTTCTTTCAATACAGCTTTCACAACATCGATTGAAGCAGCGGAAGGCGTCACAACAGGTATTTCCGCTTTCGACAGGGCACGAACCATTCAGGTTGCCGTTGCAAAAAACGCAAAGCCGGATGATATCGTCCAGCCTGGCCATATTTTCCCGATCACCGCCAAACAGGGAGGAGTACTAAGACGGGCGGGCCATACCGAAGCAGGCTGTGATCTGGCGGCACTCGCCGGTTTGACACCGGCATCGGTCATTTGCGAAATCATGAATGACGACGGTTCGATGGCCAGACTTCCCGAATTGCTTGAATTTGCCGGAAAACACCAGATCAAAATCGGAACGATAGCGGATTTGATCAGCTACAGAAACCGGCATGAAAGTATTGTGGAACGAATCGCGGAAAATACGATAAACACGTTGGCTGGCCCTTTTCATGCTATCGTCTACCGTGACAAACCGAGTCAGTCGGTTCATCTTGCCCTGGTAAAAGGCGCAATTACGCCCGACAAAATCACCTTGGTCAGAGTTCACCAACCGGTATCGCTCGTCGATTTCCTCGAAACAGAATCGACATTCCATTCCTGGCGACTTGCCGATGCCATGAAAAAAATACAGGCAAGTGACAGGGGCATCGTTGTCTTGCTCAATTGTGGTGAACAATCCGGAGAATTTCTTGCCAGATTCGATACAATCGGCAAAAAACAGACAAATGAAACCCTGTCGGCGACAAGTCAAACCTTGCGGAACTATGGCATCGGTGCGCAAATCCTGTGTGACATTGGAGTAGGAAAAATGCAACTACTTGCCAATCCCAGGAAAATGCCTTCCATGACCGGTTTCAATCTGGATATTGTCGGTTATCTGGAAAATCAGGATCTTTAA